The sequence GATTGGCAATTTTATGATCAAGCCGTTTCTGGCTTTATATCTGGCAACCACGCTTGGCGCTTCGATCGGCGTGCCAAGGCCGGCGCCTTGCTGTACGCGCTGGGCCTGCTGCTCGTCGCGCTCACCGCCAACGCCTGGCTGCTTCTGGCAGGCTTTGTGATCTTCACCGTCGGCGAGGTCACCGTCACGGCGGTGAGAAGCGATCCTCGCCGACATCTCGCCTGACGACATGCGCGCCCGCTATCAAAGCGCCGGGTCGCTTGCCTGGACGGCAGCCGCGACCGGCGGCCCGCTGATCGGCGGCTTGGTGATGGAGCAGTTCGGCGGCCACGCGCTGTTTGTCACCTTCGCCTGCGTGATGGCGAGCGCGGTGTTCTTCTACCGCTTGATGGAAGTGAAAAAAACGGGGAAGCGGCATTCCCTGGCTCACTAAAAAGAAAAGAGGACTTCGCGCGAAGTCCTCTTTTCTCTGGCCAGAATCATCAGTCGAGCGTGACGACTTTCGTGCCGCCTTTGCCGACCAAGCGCTGCGGGGTGTAGACGTGGCGCACTTGCAGGATGATCAGCGTCGCGACGACCGCTTTGGCGAGGTCGCCCGGCCAGAACGGGTAGAAACCGCCGACCAGCGCTTTGTTCCACGAGAGGTCCGCGACGACTTTCAGCCACGGCACCCCGCCCAGATACAAGGTCAGCGAGCCGAGGATGAATGTGACGAACAGCATCTGGATGTGTGCCGCCACGCCGCGCCCTTTGATGGAGTTCGCCGCCCAGCCGACGAGGAATGCAGCGACCGGATACATGACGATAAAGCCGCCGGTCGGGCCGGCGACGAGACCGATCCCGCCTTGGCCGTGCCACATCGGCAGGCCGATCAGGGTCAGGATGACGACGAGCGCCATCGAGAAAAAGCCGTAAAACGGGCCGAGCAGCGCTCCGGCCAGCAGGATGGTCATGTTGCTGAGCGTGATCGGTACGAGAGAGAAACCAAGGTTGATGTTGACGTAGCTGAGGACGACCAGCAAAGCGGCAAACAAGGCGCTGAACACCACACCGCGCACGGAAAATTGTACCCCCATTGATAAGCCTCCAAATCTTTGTTAACTTGAGTATGTCAGGAAGATGACAATCCGCATTTTAGCACAGTTCGAAACCATGTGAAAAGCATAATTTGGAGGAACCATGAAAAAGAAACTGACCCTTTCCGGCGTGAGTGTCGCCTTTGCCGCGCCGGACGGTGTGCATACCGTGTTGACGGAGATTGATTTGACGATCGCACAAGGCGAGTGGGTCGCCTTGATCGGGCAGAATGGCAGCGGGAAAAGCACGCTGGCCAAAGTGCTCTGCGGGCTGTGTCCCGTGTCGAAAGGCTTGGCCGAACAGGAGGAGTTGCAGGTGCAGATGGTGTTTCAGAATCCGGAAGCGCAGATCGTCGGCGAAACGGTTTACGAAGACGTCTGTTTCGGCATGGAGAACTGCGCCGTGCCCCCGGACGAGATGCCGGAGCGGGCGCTTGCGGCGCTGGAAAAAGTGGGTCTGGCGCCGCTGATCGAGCAGGCGGTCACAACGCTGTCCGGCGGGCAGAAACAGCTGCTCGGCATCGCCGGGTGTCTGGCGGTGGAGGCGGATGTGATCGTGTTTGACGAGTGTACGGCGATGCTCGACCCGGCATCGCGGGAGATGGTGCTTCGCGTGGCGCAGGAGCTGCAGCGCCAAGGCAAGACGCTGATCTGGATCACGCAGTGGATGGAAGAGCTGGCCTGTGCCGACCGGGTGGTGGCGCTGTCCGGGGGCCGTGTGGCGTATGACGGGACGGCACGGGCTTTCTTCTATGACGGAGTCTGTGCAGCGCTCGGCTTTGTGCCCCCGTACGCGGTGCAGGTGGCGGAGCAACTGCAGGCGAAAGGCGTCGTGCTGGCCGGGCAGCCGCTTACGCCCCAAGAGCTGAGTGCAGCGGTAGGTGCAAGATGCCAATAATCGTGGATCGTGTTGCGCTGGGAAGTATTCTTCAGGATGTGTCGTTTGAGTTGGAAGAAGGGACGATCACGCTGCTGATCGGGCAGACGGGGGCGGGGAAGTCGAGCCTGCTCGATGTGCTGACCGGGCTGAACCGCTTTGATCATGGGTCGGTGCTGTATGACGGTAGACCGCTGTGGGACGGCAAGCAGGTACAGGCGGAGGTGCTGCAGGAGATCGGGGTGGTGTTCCAGTTTCCGGAGCACCAGCTGTTTGCGCGGACGGTGCAGGGGGAGTTCGATTATTCGCTGAAGCCGCTCCGCCTGGCAAAACCGGAAGCGCAGGCACGGACGCTTACAGCGCTGCGGGAAGTCGGGCTGCCGGAGGAGATGACCACACAGTCCCCGCTGGTGCTCAGCGGCGGGCAAAAACGGCGCGTGGCGCTGGCGACGACCTTTGCGACGATGCCAAAGTGGCTGTTTCTCGACGAGCCGACCGCCGGCCTCGACCCGCTGGCGGTGCAGCATCTGGTCGAGTTCCTGCAGAGCTGCAAGGGGCAGACCACAGGCGGCATCGTCATCGCCACCCATGACCTCGACGCCTTCTTCCCGATCGCCGACCGCGTCCTGCTCCTCGACCACGGACGCCTCGCCGCCTCGACCACGCCGCAAGCGCTGTGCGAAGACCCGCACCTGCTGCGCCAGGCGAGAGTCGGGGTGCCGAGCAGCACGGCGTTGGCGCATGCTTTTGCCGCGCAAGGAATCAGGCTCACACCACACCCCTTGCCGCCCGAGCAGATGGCCGATGAGATTTTGGAAAGTTGGAACGTGTTGCCTTCGGCAATGTCTCATGCTGAATCCTCTCCGTCTGCTACCGCTCAAACGGTGCACCAGTCTGCAGTAGCGGTACAGGCTGAATTCAGGCACTCGGCTCCTGCGCAGCAGGAATCGAAACAACAGCCCCCAACAGGGGTTTTCAGTCTTAGCGCGGTGATCCGTCAGTTGGACCCGCGCGCCAAGTGGGCGTTTTACCTGCTGGTGTCTCTGGGCGTGCTGGTGCAGGCCAGCTGGGCGGGCCTTACCATCGCTACGGCGGTGACAGCTCTGTGCATGTGGACAGCCGGGATGTGGAAACGGGATGTGTGGCGGATGATGAAGCCATTTCTGTTCTTCATTCTGTTTTCGGTGGTGCTCTCCGGCCTGCGCTTTGGCGACGGGATCGGCTATGAGTGGGCGGCCGCCGAGCGGACGCTGGGGCAGCTGTACAAGTTTTTGCTGCTGATGCTGCTCGGAATGTGGCTGTCGGCGACGACGAGCCAGCTGATGATGAAACAGGGCCTCGAGACCGCGCTGGCGCCGCTGAAGAAACTCAAGCTGCCCGTGGAGGCGTTTGCGCTTGCCACCTCGCTGATGCTGCGCTTCGTGCCGGTCATCCTTCAGGAGTTGCGCCGCTTCTCCCGCATCACCAAAGCGCGTGGCAAATCGGTCAAAGGCAATTTCCGCCTGCGCGACACCAGCGCCATCGTCGTGCCGTTGCTGCTTTCCGTCCTCCGCCTCGGCGAAGACCTCTCCGTCGCGATGGAAGCGCGCGGTTACGCCAAGTTCGGCAACCGGCGTACCTCGGCGGTCAAACTGCGCATCGTGCGCCATGACCGGGTCATCCTGCTCGCCGGTGGTGTGCTGTTCGCCGTGCTGCTTTGCGCCCGCTATTTGTAGCCAACAAAAAGAGCCGTTCCTCCCGCTGAGGAACGGCTCTTTCGCTTTCATTCGAGCTCAGGCCGTTAGCAAACGTAGCCCTCTTGGTCTACGATCGTGTTCGCCAGTTCGCGCTTGATCGCGATGGTGTTTTGCGGGGTGTAGCGGGTCAGCTTTTTCAGGACCGACAGCTGCGTGCGGAGCATGTCGCCCTCTTCCATCGCGGCAAGGGTTTCGCGGGCGAGCAGTTCGATCTTGCCGAAGGTGTCGTTGACATACACCTTGGTCATGTTGATCTTGTGCTGCGCTTTCTCTTCGCCGTCTTTCGCGATCTGCTTCTTCGCGCGGAGCAGGCAGGACTCCATCGCATAGATCTCGATCATGATGTCAGCCATGTTGTGCAGGATCTCCTGATGCTGCTCCAGCGTGGTCATGTACTTCTGCACGCCGTAGCCGCCGACCATCAGGAAGATCTTCTTCGCCTTTTCGATCAGGTCCGATTCAACGGCGAGGGTTTCGCTTTCGTCGATCACAGACGGCATCATCATCATCAGTTCGCCTTGCAGCGCCTGCGCAGCTTGCAGGAGCGGCAGTTTGCCTTTCATCGCGTTCTTGACGAGCGTGCCCGGAATCAGCAGGCGGTTGACTTCGTTGGTGCCTTCGAAGATGCGGTTGATGCGGGAGTCTCGGTACATCGTCTCGATCGGGTATTCGTTGATGAAGCCGTAGCCGCCGTGGATCTGGACGCCTTCGTCGACCACGAAGTCGAACGCTTCAGAAGCGAAGACTTTCGAGATCGAGCACTCGATCGCATACTCCGCGATGGCGTCTGCCACCGCTTTGCCCGATTTCTGCTCGCCGGTCAGCGCCGCGTCGATCAGGCCGCCGATGCGGTAGACCATCGACTCGGTCGCGTAGGTGCGGATGTTCATTTCGGCAAGCTTTTCGCGGATCAGCGGGAAGTTCGCGATCGGCTGGCCGAACTGCTTGCGCTCGTTCGCATACTTCGAGGAGAGCTCGATCGCATGCTTCGAGGAGCCGATGCAGCCTGCTGCCAGCTTGTAACGCCCGATGTTCAGGATGTTGAACGCGATCACGTGGCCGCGGCCGACTTCGCCGAGCAGGTTTTCCACCGGAACGGCAACGTCTTCGAGGATCAGCGGACGGGTCGAAGATGCCTTGATGCCCATCTTCTTCTCTTCCGGACCGGTCGAGACGCCCGGGTAGTCTTTTTCCACGATAAACGCGGAGAACTTGTCGCCGTCCACTTTCGCGTAGACCACAAACACGTCGGCAAAACCGGCGTTGGTGATGAACTGCTTGGTGCCGTTCAGGACGTAGTGGGTGCCTTCTGCGTTCAGAACGGCGGTCGCTTTCGCGCCCAGCGCGTCAGAGCCGGAACCCGGCTCGGTCAGGCAGTACGCCGCGAATTTCGCTCCGCTCGCCAGGTCGGGCAGATATTTCGCCTTCTGCTCTTCGTTGCCGAAGAACACGATCGGCAAGGTGCCGATGCCGACGTGCGCGCCGTGGGACAGCGCGAAGGAGCCGCCGCGGGTGATGTACTCGGTGATCAGCGTCGACGAGATCTTGTCGAGTTCCAGACCCTCGTTCGCTTCCGGGACGTCGGCAGCCAGCAAGCCGAGTTCGCCCGCCTGCTTGAGCAGTTTGACGGTCAGTTCGATGTCGAGCTTTTCGAGGTGCTCGCGATGCGGAACCACTTCGCCTTCGATAAAGTCAGCGGTGGTCTTCGCGATCATCTTCTGCTCGTCCGTGAAGTCTTCCGGGGTGAACACGTCTTGGGCTTCCGTCTGGGTGATGACAAAAGAACCGCCGCGCACAATGTCTTTCAAATCGCTCATCGTGATTGCCTCCTCAAGGGTTGTTGTTATACCAGTTCGAACACGCCTGCTGCTCCCATGCCGCCGCCGATGCACATCGACACGACACCGTAGCGCCCGCCACGGCGGCGCAGTTCGCTTAAGATCGAAACGGTCAGCTTGGTGCCGGTGCAGCCCAGCGGGTGGCCGAGCGCGATCGCACCGCCGTTGACATTGACTTTCTCCGGGTCGAGACCCAGCTGCTGGGTCACATAGAACGCCTGGGAAGCAAACGCCTCGTTGATCTCAAACAGGTCGATGTCGTCGATCGACAGGCCGGCCAGCTTCAGCGCTTTTGGAATCGCCACGACCGGACCGACGCCCATGATGTCCGGGTCGACCCCGCCCACAGCGAAGGAGCGGAACACGGCGAGCGGCTGAGCGCCGATCTGCGCCGCTTTTTCAGCAGACATCAGCACGGTCGCCGCCGCGCCGTCAGACGTTTGCGACGAGTTGCCGGCGGTGACGGAGCCTTGCACGTGGAACGCCGGGCGGAGTTTGCCGAGCACTTCCAGCGTGGTGTCGGGGCGCACGCCTTCGTCGGTGTCAAAGATGAACTCCGACACTTTCTGCTTGTTGTTCGCGTCGACCGTCACGTTGCGCACGGTGACCGGAACGATCTCGTCTTTGAATTTGCCCGCTGCGATCGCCGCCGCGGCGCGCTGGTGCGAGCGGACGGCAAATTCGTCCTGCTGTGCACGGGTGATGCCGAAGCGCTGCGCCACTTGCTCGGCGGTGTGGCCCATGCTCATGTACACTTCCGGCATGTTGTCGACCAGCCACGGGTTCGGAGCCAACTTGTAGCCGACCATCGGCACCATCGACATGCTCTCCACGCCGCCTGCGACCACCACGTCAGCTGCGCCGAGCATGATGTTCTGCGCGCCGAGGGCGATCGTCTGCAGACCGGACGAGCAGAAACGGTTGACCGTCATGCCCGATACGTTGGTCGGGAGCCCGGCGCGCATCGCGACGATGCGGCCGAGGTTCATCCCTTGTTCACCTTCCGGGATTGCACACCCGATGATGACGTCTTCAATCTCTTTCGGGTCGAGCCCGCCGACCCGGTTGATCGCTTCCTGCACGACCAGACCGCCAAGGTCTTCCGGGCGCGTGTTTGTAAGCGACCCTTTATGTGAGCGGCCT comes from Tumebacillus sp. BK434 and encodes:
- a CDS encoding acyl-CoA dehydrogenase family protein; translation: MSDLKDIVRGGSFVITQTEAQDVFTPEDFTDEQKMIAKTTADFIEGEVVPHREHLEKLDIELTVKLLKQAGELGLLAADVPEANEGLELDKISSTLITEYITRGGSFALSHGAHVGIGTLPIVFFGNEEQKAKYLPDLASGAKFAAYCLTEPGSGSDALGAKATAVLNAEGTHYVLNGTKQFITNAGFADVFVVYAKVDGDKFSAFIVEKDYPGVSTGPEEKKMGIKASSTRPLILEDVAVPVENLLGEVGRGHVIAFNILNIGRYKLAAGCIGSSKHAIELSSKYANERKQFGQPIANFPLIREKLAEMNIRTYATESMVYRIGGLIDAALTGEQKSGKAVADAIAEYAIECSISKVFASEAFDFVVDEGVQIHGGYGFINEYPIETMYRDSRINRIFEGTNEVNRLLIPGTLVKNAMKGKLPLLQAAQALQGELMMMMPSVIDESETLAVESDLIEKAKKIFLMVGGYGVQKYMTTLEQHQEILHNMADIMIEIYAMESCLLRAKKQIAKDGEEKAQHKINMTKVYVNDTFGKIELLARETLAAMEEGDMLRTQLSVLKKLTRYTPQNTIAIKRELANTIVDQEGYVC
- a CDS encoding acetyl-CoA C-acyltransferase; this encodes MREAVIVSGVRTAVGRSHKGSLTNTRPEDLGGLVVQEAINRVGGLDPKEIEDVIIGCAIPEGEQGMNLGRIVAMRAGLPTNVSGMTVNRFCSSGLQTIALGAQNIMLGAADVVVAGGVESMSMVPMVGYKLAPNPWLVDNMPEVYMSMGHTAEQVAQRFGITRAQQDEFAVRSHQRAAAAIAAGKFKDEIVPVTVRNVTVDANNKQKVSEFIFDTDEGVRPDTTLEVLGKLRPAFHVQGSVTAGNSSQTSDGAAATVLMSAEKAAQIGAQPLAVFRSFAVGGVDPDIMGVGPVVAIPKALKLAGLSIDDIDLFEINEAFASQAFYVTQQLGLDPEKVNVNGGAIALGHPLGCTGTKLTVSILSELRRRGGRYGVVSMCIGGGMGAAGVFELV
- a CDS encoding ATP-binding cassette domain-containing protein, coding for MKKKLTLSGVSVAFAAPDGVHTVLTEIDLTIAQGEWVALIGQNGSGKSTLAKVLCGLCPVSKGLAEQEELQVQMVFQNPEAQIVGETVYEDVCFGMENCAVPPDEMPERALAALEKVGLAPLIEQAVTTLSGGQKQLLGIAGCLAVEADVIVFDECTAMLDPASREMVLRVAQELQRQGKTLIWITQWMEELACADRVVALSGGRVAYDGTARAFFYDGVCAALGFVPPYAVQVAEQLQAKGVVLAGQPLTPQELSAAVGARCQ
- a CDS encoding biotin transporter BioY, with product MGVQFSVRGVVFSALFAALLVVLSYVNINLGFSLVPITLSNMTILLAGALLGPFYGFFSMALVVILTLIGLPMWHGQGGIGLVAGPTGGFIVMYPVAAFLVGWAANSIKGRGVAAHIQMLFVTFILGSLTLYLGGVPWLKVVADLSWNKALVGGFYPFWPGDLAKAVVATLIILQVRHVYTPQRLVGKGGTKVVTLD
- a CDS encoding ATP-binding cassette domain-containing protein → MDRVALGSILQDVSFELEEGTITLLIGQTGAGKSSLLDVLTGLNRFDHGSVLYDGRPLWDGKQVQAEVLQEIGVVFQFPEHQLFARTVQGEFDYSLKPLRLAKPEAQARTLTALREVGLPEEMTTQSPLVLSGGQKRRVALATTFATMPKWLFLDEPTAGLDPLAVQHLVEFLQSCKGQTTGGIVIATHDLDAFFPIADRVLLLDHGRLAASTTPQALCEDPHLLRQARVGVPSSTALAHAFAAQGIRLTPHPLPPEQMADEILESWNVLPSAMSHAESSPSATAQTVHQSAVAVQAEFRHSAPAQQESKQQPPTGVFSLSAVIRQLDPRAKWAFYLLVSLGVLVQASWAGLTIATAVTALCMWTAGMWKRDVWRMMKPFLFFILFSVVLSGLRFGDGIGYEWAAAERTLGQLYKFLLLMLLGMWLSATTSQLMMKQGLETALAPLKKLKLPVEAFALATSLMLRFVPVILQELRRFSRITKARGKSVKGNFRLRDTSAIVVPLLLSVLRLGEDLSVAMEARGYAKFGNRRTSAVKLRIVRHDRVILLAGGVLFAVLLCARYL